In the Topomyia yanbarensis strain Yona2022 chromosome 3, ASM3024719v1, whole genome shotgun sequence genome, one interval contains:
- the LOC131690911 gene encoding hexamerin-1.1-like, translating to MVWVLQAEHTRSSAQTGENNMRLTVVTLCLVALTSAAYVTVENRVTGVKYADKEFLEKQKFFFEVFRNIHLPLTFDEYVPYTKTWVTDETKYIDFKEVAEFFAHYKFGFLPKGEVFTIYNKDYLKQTYLLFNFFYNSADWDTFYKNVIWARENVNEVMFVYALTMVAFQHPELKGIVLPAVYEIYPYYFFNTDVIHKALYKKLYEPKFGFASNGKFNVVYSNYTANYPLDYYGEDKLSYFTEDIGLNSYYYYFMMDYPFFVGESKFNLFKDRRGELYLYMYQQLIARYYLERQVNFMGPIEEFNWEFPLKTGYWPKLSYWNGISFTGRSDYYTVPKYNYFKVDLIKDYEARIRQVIDQGFLYLKNGTKVDFRKPQSIDYLGNLISSNPESYDNEYYKNIEFFARLLYSGGNYFTIEPKIFPSSLMHFETSMRDPFFYQLYYKILSYYWQFKSYLPHYTYDELYYKGIEIKNVVFDKLVTYFEYVDADISNAIPMGFSADKYWDFSVFARQKRINHKPFTYTMDVYSEFAGKGVVRMYMGPKFNDVKQLQYLKKYFVEVDQYVYDFIVGKNSVVRNSREYYWSVRDRTTYTDLYKKIMTAYKGENKFVLDMSEAHCGWPDRLLLPKGLPGGFELTFYFIITPFYTPKVEQFSTYEYTYSCGIGSGSKYIDDLPFGFPFDREIDFSYFFTKNMYFKDALIYHIDDMKLNQSY from the exons ATGGTGTGGGTTCTACAAGCAGAACATACTCGTAGCAGTGCTCAGACGGGAGAGAACAATATGAGACTGACAGTGGTTACCTTGTGCCTGGTTGCCCTGACCAGTGCGGCATACGTAACGGTGGAGAATAGAGTTACCGGTGTCAAATATG CCGACAAGGAATTCCTCGAGAAGCAAAAATTCTTCTTTGAAGTGTTCCGCAACATCCATCTTCCTCTCACCTTCGATGAGTACGTGCCATACACCAAGACGTGGGTTACGGATGAGACTAAATATATA GATTTCAAGGAAGTCGCTGAATTCTTCGCACACTACAAATTCGGTTTCTTACCGAAGGGAGAGGTGTTCACAATTTACAATAAGGATTACCTGAAGCAAACTTACCTTCTGTTCAACTTTTTCTACAATTCAGCCGATTGGGAtactttttacaaaaatgttattTGGGCTCGTGAGAACGTTAACGAGGTTATGTTCGTCTACGCTTTGACCATGGTTGCTTTCCAACACCCGGAGCTGAAGGGAATCGTGCTACCAGCGGTTTACGAAATCTATCCGTACTATTTCTTCAACACCGACGTGATCCATAAAGCTCTCTACAAGAAACTGTACGAACCTAAATTCGGATTTGCCAGTAACGGAAAGTTCAACGTGGTATACTCGAATTACACTGCCAATTATCCGCTGGACTACTATGGTGAAGATAAACTGAGCTATTTCACTGAAGATATTGGCCTGAACTCCTATTACTACTACTTCATGATGGATTACCCATTTTTTGTCGGCGAAAGTAAATTCAACCTGTTCAAGGATCGCCGCGGAGAGCTTTATTTGTACATGTATCAGCAACTTATCGCCCGCTACTACTTGGAACGTCAAGTTAACTTTATGGGACCAATCGAAGAATTCAACTGGGAATTCCCGCTTAAAACTGGTTACTGGCCAAAACTCAGCTATTGGAATGGAATTTCATTTACTGGGCGAAGTGATTACTACACTGTTCCCAAATACAACTATTTCAAGGTTGATCTAATTAAGGACTATGAAGCTAGAATCCGGCAAGTGATCGACCAAGGATTTCTTTATCTGAAAAACGGAACCAAGGTTGATTTCCGCAAGCCACAATCAATTGATTACCTTGGAAACCTGATTAGCTCTAACCCAGAGAGCTACGATAACGAGTATTATAAAAATATCGAGTTCTTCGCTCGCCTATTGTACAGCGGTGGCAATTACTTCACcattgaaccaaaaatattcccAAGCTCTCTGATGCATTTTGAAACATCAATGCGCGATCCATTCTTCTATCAACTGTATTACAAGATTCTCAGTTACTACTGGCAGTTCAAGAGTTATCTTCCTCACTATACATATGATGAACTGTATTACAAGGGTATTGAAATTAAGAATGTTGTGTTCGACAAGCTGGTAACCTATTTTGAGTATGTTGATGCTGACATTAGCAATGCCATTCCGATGGGTTTCTCGGCAGATAAATACTGGGACTTTTCAGTGTTTGCTCGTCAAAAACGCATCAATCATAAACCGTTCACATATACCATGGATGTCTATTCGGAGTTCGCTGGAAAGGGTGTTGTACGCATGTATATGGGTCCAAAGTTTAATGATGTGAAACAATTGCAGTATCTTAAGAAATATTTCGTCGAAGTTGACCAGTACGTGTACGACTTCATCGTGGGTAAAAACTCTGTTGTTAGAAACTCTCGCGAGTATTACTGGAGCGTTCGTGACCGTACTACTTACACcgatttgtataaaaaaatcaTGACCGCCTACAAGGGTGAGAACAAATTCGTATTGGATATGTCAGAAGCACACTGCGGTTGGCCCGACCGTCTACTGCTGCCAAAGGGTCTACCTGGAGGTTTCGAGCTAACGTTCTACTTCATCATCACTCCGTTTTACACACCGAAGGTAGAGCAGTTTTCAACCTACGAGTACACCTATAGCTGCGGTATTGGCTCTGGATCGAAATATATCGACGATCTGCCGTTCGGCTTCCCCTTCGATCGTGAGATTGACTTCAGCTACTTCTTCACCAAGAACATGTACTTCAAAGATGCCCTGATCTATCACATTGATGATATGAAACTCAACCAATCTTACTAG